A genomic window from Meleagris gallopavo isolate NT-WF06-2002-E0010 breed Aviagen turkey brand Nicholas breeding stock chromosome 2 unlocalized genomic scaffold, Turkey_5.1 Chr2_random_7180001957761, whole genome shotgun sequence includes:
- the LOC104915427 gene encoding zinc finger protein 345-like isoform X1 translates to MRSPEAMPGDLSPAGTWITDILEDLQGSGVAERRWGSVCVEEIRRDVQGGLEQGQSECIKKPLGKCLGKTGRCPLYFSIGEEHPEEARSKDVSQKKKQNPCTECGSFKIDSSIVNHRFIHSAKRPCQCSDCGKSFKRRSQLTRHQHIHTGERPFQCSECRKSFKRSYHLTFHQRIHTGERPYKCFECGKSFKSSSHLTCHQRIHTGERPFQCLECGRSFKSSSELKQHHRIHTEERPFQCPECGKSFKSSSHLTFHQRIHTGERPYKCSVCGKSFKRNYVLKQHQCTHTGERPYKCPECGKSFRNHSHLSFHQRIHTGERPFKCPECGKSFKRSYELKQHQRIHTGERPFQCPECGKSFKTSSELKQHQRFHAEERPFQCLECGKSFKSSSELKLHQRIHTGEKPFTCLECGKSFRSSSELKQHQRTHTEERPYKCSECGKSFKSHSHLSFHQRIHTGERPFQCPECGKSFKSGYELKRHQRIHTGERPYKCPECGKSFKSSCQLKQHQRIHTEERPFQCPECGKSFKSTSELKQHQRIHTGERPYKCSECEKSFKHRSNLNTHKHIHRAHRL, encoded by the exons ATGCGTAGCCCTGAGGCCATGCCAGGAGACCTCAGCCCAG CAGGAACTTGGATTACAGATATATTGGAAGATCTGCAGGGAAGTGGAGTGGCAGAAAGGCGGTGGGGTAGTGTCTGTGTGGAGGAAATCAGAAGGGATGTCCAAGGAGGTCTGGAGCAGGGTCAGAGTGAGTGCATCAAAAAGCCACTGGGAAAGTGTCTGGGAAAGACAGGAAGGTGCCCACTGTACTTCAGCATAGGTGAAGAGCATCCTGAAGAAGCCAGGAGCAAGGATGTGagccagaagaaaaagcagaatccaTGCACAGAGTGTGGGAGCTTTAAAATAGATTCCAGCATTGTTAACCACCGGTTTATACACTCAGCAAAGAGGCCATGCCAGTGCTCTGactgtgggaagagcttcaaaaggAGATCCCAACTAACCCGCCACCAGCACATCCACACAGGAGAGAGACCCTTTCAGTGCTCTGAGTGTAGGAAGAGCTTCAAAAGGAGTTACCACCTCACCTTCCACCAACGCATCCACACAGGAGAGAGACCCTACAAGTGCTttgagtgtgggaagagcttcaaaagcagttcCCACCTCACCTGTCACCAACGCATCCACACAGGCGAGAGACCCTTTCAGTGTCTTGAGTGTGGGAGgagcttcaaaagcagttctgaattgAAGCAGCACCATCGTATCCACACAGAGGAGAGACCCTTTCAGTGTcctgagtgtgggaagagcttcaaaagcagttcCCACCTCACCTTCCACCAGCGCATCCACACAGGAGAGAGACCCTACAAGTGCTCTgtgtgtgggaagagcttcaaaaggAACTATGTATTGAAGCAGCACCAGTGCACCCACACAGGGGAGAGACCCTACAAGTGTCCTGaatgtgggaagagcttcagaAACCATTCCCACCTCAGTTTCCACCAACGCATCCATACAGGAGAGAGACCCTTTAAGTGTCCTGaatgtgggaagagcttcaaaaggAGTTATGAATTGAAGCAGCACCAGCGCATCCACACAGGAGAGAGACCCTTTCAGTGTcctgagtgtgggaagagcttcaaaacCAGTTCAGAATTGAAGCAGCACCAACGCTTCCACGCAGAGGAGAGACCCTTTCAGTGTCTcgagtgtgggaagagcttcaaaagcagttctgaattgAAGCTGCACCAGCGCATCCACACAGGAGAGAAACCTTTTACATGTCttgagtgtgggaagagcttcagaAGCAGTTCTGAATTGAAGCAGCACCAGCGCACCCACACAGAGGAGAGACCCTACAAGTGctctgagtgtgggaagagcttcaaaagcCATTCCCACCTCAGTTTCCACCAACGCATCCACACAGGAGAGAGACCCTTTCAGTGTCCTGaatgtgggaagagcttcaaaagtGGTTATGAATTGAAGCGCCACCAGCGCATCCACACAGGAGAGAGACCCTACAAGTGTCCTGAGTGTGGCAagagcttcaaaagcagttgTCAACTGAAGCAGCACCAGCGCATCCACACAGAGGAGAGACCCTTTCAGTGTcctgagtgtgggaagagcttcaaaagcaCTTCTGAATTGAAACAGCACCAGCGTATCCACACAGGGGAGAGACCCTACAAGTGCTCTGAGTGTGAGAAGAGCTTCAAACACAGATCTAATCTCAACACTCACAagcacatccacagagcacacagGCTGTAG
- the LOC104915427 gene encoding zinc finger protein 345-like isoform X2, producing the protein MRSPEAMPGDLSPGTWITDILEDLQGSGVAERRWGSVCVEEIRRDVQGGLEQGQSECIKKPLGKCLGKTGRCPLYFSIGEEHPEEARSKDVSQKKKQNPCTECGSFKIDSSIVNHRFIHSAKRPCQCSDCGKSFKRRSQLTRHQHIHTGERPFQCSECRKSFKRSYHLTFHQRIHTGERPYKCFECGKSFKSSSHLTCHQRIHTGERPFQCLECGRSFKSSSELKQHHRIHTEERPFQCPECGKSFKSSSHLTFHQRIHTGERPYKCSVCGKSFKRNYVLKQHQCTHTGERPYKCPECGKSFRNHSHLSFHQRIHTGERPFKCPECGKSFKRSYELKQHQRIHTGERPFQCPECGKSFKTSSELKQHQRFHAEERPFQCLECGKSFKSSSELKLHQRIHTGEKPFTCLECGKSFRSSSELKQHQRTHTEERPYKCSECGKSFKSHSHLSFHQRIHTGERPFQCPECGKSFKSGYELKRHQRIHTGERPYKCPECGKSFKSSCQLKQHQRIHTEERPFQCPECGKSFKSTSELKQHQRIHTGERPYKCSECEKSFKHRSNLNTHKHIHRAHRL; encoded by the exons ATGCGTAGCCCTGAGGCCATGCCAGGAGACCTCAGCCCAG GAACTTGGATTACAGATATATTGGAAGATCTGCAGGGAAGTGGAGTGGCAGAAAGGCGGTGGGGTAGTGTCTGTGTGGAGGAAATCAGAAGGGATGTCCAAGGAGGTCTGGAGCAGGGTCAGAGTGAGTGCATCAAAAAGCCACTGGGAAAGTGTCTGGGAAAGACAGGAAGGTGCCCACTGTACTTCAGCATAGGTGAAGAGCATCCTGAAGAAGCCAGGAGCAAGGATGTGagccagaagaaaaagcagaatccaTGCACAGAGTGTGGGAGCTTTAAAATAGATTCCAGCATTGTTAACCACCGGTTTATACACTCAGCAAAGAGGCCATGCCAGTGCTCTGactgtgggaagagcttcaaaaggAGATCCCAACTAACCCGCCACCAGCACATCCACACAGGAGAGAGACCCTTTCAGTGCTCTGAGTGTAGGAAGAGCTTCAAAAGGAGTTACCACCTCACCTTCCACCAACGCATCCACACAGGAGAGAGACCCTACAAGTGCTttgagtgtgggaagagcttcaaaagcagttcCCACCTCACCTGTCACCAACGCATCCACACAGGCGAGAGACCCTTTCAGTGTCTTGAGTGTGGGAGgagcttcaaaagcagttctgaattgAAGCAGCACCATCGTATCCACACAGAGGAGAGACCCTTTCAGTGTcctgagtgtgggaagagcttcaaaagcagttcCCACCTCACCTTCCACCAGCGCATCCACACAGGAGAGAGACCCTACAAGTGCTCTgtgtgtgggaagagcttcaaaaggAACTATGTATTGAAGCAGCACCAGTGCACCCACACAGGGGAGAGACCCTACAAGTGTCCTGaatgtgggaagagcttcagaAACCATTCCCACCTCAGTTTCCACCAACGCATCCATACAGGAGAGAGACCCTTTAAGTGTCCTGaatgtgggaagagcttcaaaaggAGTTATGAATTGAAGCAGCACCAGCGCATCCACACAGGAGAGAGACCCTTTCAGTGTcctgagtgtgggaagagcttcaaaacCAGTTCAGAATTGAAGCAGCACCAACGCTTCCACGCAGAGGAGAGACCCTTTCAGTGTCTcgagtgtgggaagagcttcaaaagcagttctgaattgAAGCTGCACCAGCGCATCCACACAGGAGAGAAACCTTTTACATGTCttgagtgtgggaagagcttcagaAGCAGTTCTGAATTGAAGCAGCACCAGCGCACCCACACAGAGGAGAGACCCTACAAGTGctctgagtgtgggaagagcttcaaaagcCATTCCCACCTCAGTTTCCACCAACGCATCCACACAGGAGAGAGACCCTTTCAGTGTCCTGaatgtgggaagagcttcaaaagtGGTTATGAATTGAAGCGCCACCAGCGCATCCACACAGGAGAGAGACCCTACAAGTGTCCTGAGTGTGGCAagagcttcaaaagcagttgTCAACTGAAGCAGCACCAGCGCATCCACACAGAGGAGAGACCCTTTCAGTGTcctgagtgtgggaagagcttcaaaagcaCTTCTGAATTGAAACAGCACCAGCGTATCCACACAGGGGAGAGACCCTACAAGTGCTCTGAGTGTGAGAAGAGCTTCAAACACAGATCTAATCTCAACACTCACAagcacatccacagagcacacagGCTGTAG